The proteins below are encoded in one region of Actinomycetota bacterium:
- the secD gene encoding protein translocase subunit SecD has product MNRQLLWRGLFAILVIAGSVALVLTRPPRLGLDLKGGSQIVLETESTGGQSATDDAVTRTVEVLRRRVDQLGVSESSLQRSGDQRIIVELPGVEDPQQAVDVIGKTAQLEFHPVTGAAAAQPEPEATPSPAADGSIVLNDELGRSLNLGPSQLSGDAVRGADAILDPNGAWQVSIDFERAGSDKWASLTGTAACSPDGDPKRLVAIVLDNKIISAPQIDPSIPCNEGIDGGSTVITGSFGEEEAKDLALLIRAGALPVPVEIVEQRTVGPTLGKAAIDASTRAAIIGAALTILYMIFYYRVIGGAAAIALVLYGLISFAVLLAINATLTLPGIAGFVLAIGMAVDSNVLVFERIREEYVGKKRPLAAVNLGFRKALSAIGDSNATTVLAAVLLFFLASGAVRGFGVTLTVGVIVSIFTALVVTRVLVELLVKIPALRKHPRLLGIESKRKLMNWLEAKQPNVIGHSKIFFAISLVAVAAGIGGLLLKNLNFGLEFTGGRLIEYDTDRPVDIEELREELAGIGLPRALVQESGQGNVSIRTGQVTEEKEAEIEAVTTKLGGSVDKERDEFIGPSIGNELRQKALIALGLALLAQLAYLAFRFRWNFGLAAVLAMFHDVLILMGIFAWLGKEIDGVFLAALLTVIGYSINDSVVVFDRIRERRRERTSESLEKVANDACLETFPRTINTGLGAFFILIALYFLGGESLQDFALALIIGIAVGTYSSVLTAAPLCVMLDRWKPAPTPIRKTATGKKRPTSGSSRRPSSSRSRR; this is encoded by the coding sequence ATGAACCGCCAGCTTTTGTGGCGCGGCCTGTTCGCCATCCTCGTGATCGCCGGCTCCGTGGCACTGGTCCTGACCCGCCCACCCCGACTGGGGCTCGACCTCAAGGGAGGCAGCCAGATCGTCCTGGAGACCGAGTCCACCGGCGGCCAAAGCGCCACCGACGACGCCGTGACCCGCACCGTCGAGGTGCTGAGGCGCCGGGTCGACCAGCTGGGCGTCTCCGAGTCCAGCCTCCAGCGCAGCGGCGACCAGCGGATCATCGTCGAGCTGCCCGGGGTCGAGGACCCGCAGCAGGCGGTCGACGTCATCGGCAAGACCGCCCAGCTGGAGTTCCACCCCGTGACCGGGGCGGCAGCGGCTCAGCCCGAACCGGAGGCCACGCCGAGCCCGGCCGCCGACGGCTCGATAGTCCTCAACGACGAGTTGGGCCGGTCGCTCAACCTCGGCCCGTCCCAGCTGAGCGGTGACGCCGTCCGCGGCGCCGACGCAATCCTGGACCCCAACGGCGCCTGGCAGGTCAGCATCGACTTCGAGCGGGCCGGCAGCGACAAGTGGGCCAGCCTGACCGGAACCGCCGCCTGCTCGCCCGACGGCGACCCCAAGCGCCTGGTGGCGATCGTCCTGGACAACAAGATCATCTCCGCCCCCCAGATCGACCCGAGCATCCCCTGCAACGAGGGAATCGACGGCGGGAGCACGGTCATCACCGGCAGCTTCGGCGAGGAGGAAGCCAAGGATCTGGCGTTGCTGATCCGGGCCGGCGCCCTCCCGGTGCCGGTGGAGATCGTCGAGCAGCGGACGGTCGGCCCGACGCTGGGCAAGGCGGCCATCGACGCCAGCACCCGGGCAGCGATCATCGGCGCCGCCCTGACCATCCTCTACATGATCTTTTACTACCGGGTGATCGGCGGCGCCGCAGCGATTGCGCTGGTGCTCTACGGGCTTATCTCGTTCGCAGTGCTGCTGGCGATCAACGCTACGCTTACCCTGCCCGGTATCGCCGGCTTCGTGCTGGCGATAGGTATGGCCGTCGACTCGAACGTGCTGGTGTTCGAACGAATACGGGAGGAGTACGTCGGCAAGAAGCGACCCCTGGCGGCGGTCAACCTCGGCTTCCGCAAGGCGCTCAGCGCCATCGGTGACTCCAACGCCACCACGGTCCTGGCGGCGGTCCTGCTGTTCTTCCTGGCATCGGGCGCGGTCCGAGGCTTCGGCGTCACGCTGACGGTCGGCGTGATCGTCTCAATCTTCACTGCTCTGGTGGTCACCCGGGTGCTGGTCGAGCTGCTGGTCAAGATCCCGGCGCTCCGCAAGCACCCTCGCCTCCTGGGTATCGAGTCCAAGCGGAAGCTGATGAACTGGCTGGAGGCCAAGCAGCCGAACGTAATAGGCCACAGCAAGATCTTCTTTGCAATCTCCCTGGTTGCGGTGGCGGCCGGCATCGGCGGCCTGCTGCTGAAAAACCTCAACTTCGGGCTGGAGTTCACCGGCGGCCGCTTGATCGAGTACGACACCGACCGGCCGGTGGACATCGAGGAGCTCCGCGAAGAGCTGGCCGGCATCGGGCTGCCCCGGGCCCTGGTCCAGGAGTCCGGTCAGGGCAATGTCAGCATCCGGACCGGCCAGGTGACCGAGGAGAAGGAAGCGGAGATCGAGGCCGTCACCACCAAGCTCGGCGGGTCTGTCGACAAGGAGCGGGACGAGTTCATCGGTCCGAGCATCGGCAACGAGCTTCGCCAGAAGGCCCTGATCGCGCTGGGGCTGGCTCTGCTCGCCCAGCTGGCCTACCTGGCGTTCCGGTTCCGTTGGAACTTCGGCCTGGCCGCAGTTCTGGCCATGTTCCACGACGTGTTGATCCTTATGGGCATCTTCGCCTGGCTGGGCAAGGAGATCGACGGCGTGTTCCTGGCGGCGTTGCTGACCGTAATCGGTTACTCCATCAACGACTCGGTGGTGGTGTTCGACCGCATCCGGGAGCGCCGGAGGGAGCGAACCAGCGAGAGCCTGGAGAAGGTCGCCAACGACGCCTGCCTGGAGACATTCCCCCGGACCATTAACACCGGTCTGGGTGCGTTCTTCATCCTGATCGCCCTTTACTTCCTCGGCGGCGAGAGCCTGCAGGACTTTGCCCTGGCGCTGATCATCGGTATCGCAGTCGGTACCTACAGCTCGGTGCTGACGGCGGCCCCGCTGTGCGTGATGCTCGACCGCTGGAAGCCGGCGCCCACGCCCATCCGCAAGACGGCCACCGGCAAAAAGCGGCCCACTTCCGGGTCGTCGCGCAGGCCGTCGTCCAGCCGGTCCCGCCGGTGA
- a CDS encoding TrkA C-terminal domain-containing protein codes for MNRLVREEELPGIGRRYNVEVDYGAVLTIIVHNSGRRDLYFFPPDSEVPVTVAMSDEQAKVAGSILTGGFSPPEAITEVEKVAGDLAIEWFTLSPGSPGTGQSIEELHIRSATGINVMAILRGHNVIHGPRDAERFESGDRLIVAGRHSSMPAFRRLVVGD; via the coding sequence ATGAATCGATTGGTCCGGGAAGAGGAGCTGCCGGGTATCGGGCGGCGCTACAACGTCGAGGTCGACTACGGCGCAGTGCTGACGATAATCGTGCACAACAGCGGCCGGCGGGACCTCTACTTCTTCCCGCCGGACAGCGAGGTGCCGGTAACGGTAGCCATGAGCGACGAGCAGGCCAAGGTCGCCGGGTCGATCCTGACCGGCGGATTTTCGCCGCCCGAGGCGATCACTGAGGTCGAGAAGGTGGCGGGGGACCTCGCCATCGAGTGGTTCACGCTCAGCCCGGGGTCGCCGGGGACCGGGCAGAGCATCGAGGAGCTTCACATCCGTAGCGCCACCGGCATCAACGTGATGGCCATCCTTCGCGGGCACAACGTTATCCACGGGCCCCGTGATGCCGAGAGGTTCGAATCCGGCGACCGGCTGATAGTCGCCGGGCGCCACTCCAGCATGCCGGCCTTCCGGCGGCTGGTTGTCGGCGACTAG